A stretch of DNA from Excalfactoria chinensis isolate bCotChi1 chromosome 6, bCotChi1.hap2, whole genome shotgun sequence:
AAACCAGGCCCCCAACACACCCCACAACACGTGCAGTGCCCGGACCCCCCTGGCAAGGAGCGTCCCAGCCCTGCCACATCAGAGGGGCCAGGACTCCCCGGGACTCCGACTCACCCGGCTGCGCCTTGGCTGCCTCCTGCATCTGCAGCCGCTCCAGCTCCCGCAGGCACGGCGGCTCTGCGGCACCCACAGACGCTCAGGGGGCAGCCCCACGGTGTGAGGTACGTCCCCACAATCCCATGGCATGCATCCTCCCTGTACTGCATCCACCCCCCCATGGTGTGCATCCCCTGGCCCTGCATCACCCTAGCCCCATGGTGTGCATACTCCACACGCTGCACACATCCCCCATGGCGTGCATCCCTTGACCCTGCAACGTGCATCCCTCCACGGTGCGCATGCATTTCCCTGACGCTGTGCAATGCATCCGATGATCCCATGGCACGCATTCCCCCAACCCCACAGCGTGCatcctcccagcactgcacgCACCCTATGCTGTGCACCCAGTGCTATGCAGTACATCCCCCCGCACCATCCTCTCTACATTGCATGCATCCCCGCTGGTGTGCATCCCCCAAGCCTGCAGCACGCATCTCCCCTATGTTCTGCATTTCCCACACCCCGTTATCCACATCCCTACCCTCTGTCACACCCCAGAATCCCATGGCGCTTCCCCCCCCTCCACTCCCCGGCCCCACGCACTTTCCCTCCAGAAGCAGAGGCACCACTCGGCTGCAGTGACGCGCCCATCACGGGAGGTGTCGCAGGAGTTGAAGAAGGCGCGGATGCACGCCTCGTACTTGTCCAGGTTGATGGCAGCCAGCTCGGGCTGCTCCAGGACGCGGTCCCCACTGGTGTCCAAGCGCCCGAACATCCACCCCACCGCCTCCTTGCAGCCGGCCGCCAGCGCTGTGAGGAACAATGCCACCGTGAGACCCGGCCCCAAGGGGACGTGGGGACAAAGGGGATGTGGGGTTGGGGTCGCACCGGTGCCGGGGGTCCCTCCGGAGGTGTTGTGCTTGGCGTTCTCACGCAGCAGCTGGAACCAGTCCCGCAGCCGCTCCCCCAGGTCGGCCAGGTCCTGCCCAGTGCATGGCTCTGCAGGGGGGGGTCACGGTGTGGCGGCGGACACCCCCATGCTGCACCGATACAACCACCCCATTGCACACATGTACCCCCACGGCACCCGAGGGCATCCCCAGATTGCACAGAAACGCCTGCATGGGCGCACCGCTACACTGCATGCACGCGGCACCCATCGCAAGGGGACACCCCCATATCTTGCACAGGTATATCCTAAAACTGCACGAGCGCACCCTCCGATGGCCCTCCTGCACTTGTGCCCCCCCACTCACCCTGCGTGCTGCCGGGGGTGGGGCAGGGGCAGTGCCCGTCGCAGCGCGCCGTCAGCTGCTTGCCGGCCAGGCACGCCTGCTGCTCCAACTTGCACTGGGGGCACAGCGTGGCGTCACGGGGGGCCGCGGCGCCACAACCCCCCCATCCCCGCGCTTACCGCAGAGCTGTACGTGTGTCCGTCGGAGCCGCAGacgggcgcggggcgggcggcgtgGCACGGCCTGCAGCCCCCGTGCTGCTTGATCCTGGAGGGGAGAGCCACGCTGAGCCCCGGCTCCAAACGCGTACCTCCCCCgcctctcttccccttccccctcccccgcAGCCCCTACCTGTGCTCCAGCTTCTTGCGGCTGACGCAGACGGCGCGCTGCGGGCCCTGCGGCACGCACACCTTGTGCCGGCTGCACTTCACCTTCTGGCACGGGTCCTTCGTGCTGTCCTCCCCTGGGGAGCGCCGCAGGGGAGTCTCAGATTAGGAGTCCCCAGGGCACGCAGCCGCGCACGGCAGCCGCCGCCGGGGGCCGGGACGGGGCCGCGCTCCCCCCTCCAGCCGGCACCGACCCCCCCTCGGTACCTTCATCCGGGGGCTGCCCGTCCTCCCAGCTCCGGATGTAGTCGTCCTGCGGGCACAGCGCAGGGTGGTGCAGTGCACGCAGATGCCGCACGCGGGGTGCGCTGCGCACAGGCGGGCACCGCGCGCTCACGGACCCTGCACGTGCACGGGTACCGCGCACCGCCGGGCGCTGCACACACGGGCGTCGCGCACACACAGGTGCAGCGCACGCTCACGCACTGCACGCGGCCGGGCATCGCGCGCTGCACACACGCACACGCGGAGGCACCGCACATACACCTGCTCGCCGCACGCGCCCGCGAGCACCGCGCTGTGCACAAGCAAAGCACCCCCGCGGCACACGGACGTGCACCACGCACACGCACACGCGCGGACACACGCGTCGCACTGCCCCGCGCGCCGCACACGGACACCCGCGCGTGGCGCAGAGCGCTGCccggcacggcacagcacagcacagcacagcacagcacggcacagcacagcacggcacggcacagcacagccccgcacagcacagcacagcacagcacggcacagcacagcacagcacagcacagcacagcacagcacagcacggcacagccCCGCACAGCACGGCACGGCACAGCCCCGCACACCGCGCTCGGTCGGCGGCGCACGGCTCCGCTCACCTCCACCTCCtgcggcgcggcgcggggcggcggcggaaCAAAGCGGAGAGGCGGTGAGGACGGGCGGAGGGCAGCACCCCGCGCCCGCCCCCACCCGCGCCCCGCACTCACGTCTCGGAAGCGGTTCCAGTGCCGGATGCGGCCGCCGTACTGCGCGATGGAGGACAGCCACTGCTCGTCCTCCAGGAAATTGCCGCCGGGCGCGGGGCCGGTGGCCGCGGCGGCGCCGGGCAGCAGCGCGGGCAGCAGGGCCGGCAGCAGAGCCGGCAGCAGCGCGGGCAGCAGGGCCGGCAGCAGGGCGCGGTGCCCGCCGCAGCCCCGCATCCTGCCGCAGCGCCGGCGggggccgagccgagccgagcgCACCGCACCGCGCAGCACCGCTCCGCTCCGCACCGCGGGGAGGCGCCGGCGGCGAGTGCGGCCggggggcggggccgggggctCAGCATCGGGGGCGGAGTCCCGCTTCCGGCCCAGCCCCGCCCCTgccgcagccccgccgccccTCGGTCCGGCCCcagccccgcggccccgccgtGCCCCGCACCGCGCGCCGGGTGTGCGGGAAAGCCACGCTTTGGTTTGCGGGAGCGACAGGGACGCGTGCGGGAGCTTGTCAGCGGGAGGGGAACGCGCTCCGTGCGCGGGCAGAGCGATAACACGAGGGGGAATGGCCGAAAAGATCTGAGATACAGGTTAGGCGCTGGGAGGATGCTGAGCCGCTGGCGCCGCcgcccagagctgtgggtgccccatccctggaggcgcaCAGTGCCTGAGCTGCATGGCGGGGGGTGCAGCCTCACCTAAGCTGTGAGCTTATCGGGAGCCGTCAGTACAACGAGAGACAAACGCTTGCCGTGAACGGAACTTCTTTATTCGTAGGCCGACACGGCAGGCACGCTGCTGGAGATGAGCCCTCGCCGCAGCCGAATGGTGCGGGAGGATCCCACATCCCCCCCATAAGCCCCAGGCTCCCCCCTGCGGTACGGCTACGCTACAAGGCGGAAGGTGCCCCCGAGCCGCGTGCAGCCGCCGTTCGTCGCTGCTGTGGCAAACAGCCCGCACAGGCCCTGCCGCTGTCCCGTGGTCAGCGCAGCACCAGCCGACCCGCTGTGCCGTAGTACCCGGAGGCATCCGAGGAGTAGCGCTGGGAGAGCAGCACCGCGTCCAGCTGCGCCTCACCGAAGGAGAAGTTCTCAAAGAGCTGCACGAGAGGAGAAAAAGCCTTTCAGGAATGACAAgggcagctcagcctgcagctgctcctgttgTAGGGCCGCGTGCTGCTTGCCAAGCCCGCTccctccatcccagcacagctaCGGCACACGCACTGAGGACAGGGTGCTTGCTCCTGGCCCGGGTCGCAGGGCTTACGGTCACGGCTCGGCCCTAACCGGGGGCAGCAGGCaccatcccagcactgacctGCTCTGCTCAACAATCTTCCTTTGTTGGGCACGGACTGGCAGTGGGCTCGGGCGTGAGCCATACCGTGCCTCAGCCCATTCATCCCATCCACAAAGCCAGCCAAAGGATGACATCAGGTTCTCACAGGGAAGCTCAGCAACACTGCTGGGAAGGCAAAGCCTTAGAGAGCAacgtgctgctcctgctccatcCCACGAGGATGCAGAAAATGCACCCCTGAATTAAAAGCACTGTTTTGCAAAGCCAGTTCCTccatcacctcctcctccctgcaccTCATGGTCAAAACCCCAACAGCTGGCCTGGAAGAAGCACCCCTTGGCTCTCCATTGCTTCCCCAGAGCCCCACTGGAACAAGGCTGTCCCAGAAGGGTTTCTCCAAGGGGTGTGGAGGATGGGAAGAGGAATGGCTGCCACCACACAAACTCCATTTGATGCAATTAAAGATGAATGCAATTAAAGATTAATTATGTTCCCAAAAGCCTGGGTAGGACTTCGGATTAAACACCTCATGAATAAGAGATGCTGGGGAAGAGGTCggtctccttttcttcttgctggggcagagggatggTATCCTCCCAAGCAACCATGGAGGCAGCCCCCACCGGGTGGGGGAGGCCATGGGAGAGccccaggaggcagcagctggggccAGGCTCCCCCATCTGCACGCTGCTAGATGTGAAGCAAAGCCTTTGTACCAAAGCACTTGGTATTCCCATGGCCTTTTTTAAGCACTACCACCTCCTGCGTGTCTGAGCGTGTGTGTTTCCCAGGGAGAACACTGCTAGGACTATTGATTTTTGGTAATGCAGCTGTACTTTCTGAGAGCAAACGCACTACAAGATTTAAAGGACAGCCACAGccccatttttttcctgctctccttTCAAGCCAGCTCTTCACCGATGCTCCTCCATGCCCGTAAGCAACTGGATGCCATGCATGAGTATCAGAGTCACGGCACCACACAGCCCAGATCCACTGTGTGCAACTGAGAAAGAGgccctggagcacctcctcaAGGGCTCCGTGCCTCTGCGACAAGCAGACATCCCACAGTCATCCCAAAGGATCCCTCCAAAGGGCTCAGCCTccactttctgcttctgcatcTATTTATCTTGGGGAGAAGCCAAGCAGAGCCAAGAAAGATATTTATATCTCCCACCACAGAAGGGCTCTGCTCGTGGGGAGgccaatgaaatgaaaaagcacttcgtgttttgccttttcttctggaaaaggaGAGCCCTGGAGGTTGGTGGAGTTCCCCTTCCCACAGGGCTACAGAGAGGAGGAGGTGTGGATCCACAGGGAGCAGATGCTGGTCACTCGCAGGGCTGCTGCAAGCCATAGCATCTGGCTGGAGCAGGACACCATGCTCAGCAGCAACAAGGCAATGCCCTAAATCCAAACACGCCAACGGATTTACATCCCTGCTGCCTGAGGAATAAATaagggggtgggatgggggatttcttaataaatgaaaacaagccCGATGGAGGGAAAGCTCAATTTGCAGAGCTGACCCCGCACACGCCGTGCCAGCTCCTAATGCCCCTTGAGGGAATAGCATCACTCAACTAAGTACCCTCTGCCTTTCCAAATCAAATTAGACCTCAACAAGGAGAGCACACTGCTAACATTTAACCTCGAGCCCTGCACCTCAGCATGAAGGCACTGGAGATATGCTGAGCCTGCACAGCAGGGAAATACTCATGCATCAAACTGCAATTGCGGTCATCAGCCAAACACGCTCCTCCCAACATCAGCCCCCATCCACAGCAACTCGTTAGCAAAGTCAGAGCGGCACATTAAAACCAGGAGGgctatttctgtgtgttttccccCTTTGTCTCAACTTGTGAAGCAGACCCGACTAAAGCACTGGGGAAATAAGTGCCAAAGAGGATCCCTGGATGAAGTACGCATTTGGGCATTTGTCAAGCAGCCctcctggagagcagcagcaccttTGTGTGCAAacccaggaacagcagcaataaatcATGGCACTGCCCAGcgctgggatggctgcagcacgCTTCGGCTCCGctgacagagagcagagctgccaaTGCAAGCTCATGCCTTCACATCACCTGTCACAGGCTCAACAAGAGTGAGAAGTATTAATGGGCCTGCCCGAGGAGGCAGCGGGAGGACAGAAGGAGCCCAGGTGATGGGAGGGAGGCCAAGGTACTTAAAACTTCCTCTACATAATCTCTGGCATGTGCTCACACAGCCTGGCTGGGGTTCTGCGCAGCCATCATGGTCACTGATCGCTGTAAAACCTCACGTTGTCTTCAGCAGTCAGCCAAAAATGACCTATCCTGAACTGATAACGAGCCCACGCTGCCCTGCTGAGAGCTCAGAAATGCCAAGGGAGTGAAAATTCACCACAATGCCTTGCAATTCAAAACTcccagcaaagagcagcattACCACAGGAAAAGATGcagagatgcacacacacacctgctCTGCAAGGAAGAGCTGGCTTTGCTGGAGCTCCAGGCTGGGAAGCAGTGCCCTAGGGCAGGGGCAGAATGGCTCAGCATCACAAGACTGCCCGTGGTGAATCAGCCCTGCAGGTGAGCAACGTGCATGCTGTCATCCGCCTGGGGCCCAGAGGCAAGAAAAGCCAGATGCCCTGCTCTCCTTGGCTGGCTTAGAAATGTTAAAGACCAAGTGGAGTCATCAGACTCCAGCAAACCCTCTGTCTGCAGGAGCTCCTCCTCTGTCACGGCTGCTTCCCGCTCACAGACAACCCAGTGCTGGGAAACTGCTGGTAAAACAGGGACCTGTGGGGTCAGCATGTCTGGTTTTGTGCTCTTCTGCTCAAAGCTCTGCTGGCCAGCACAACAGCCTCCACCTGCATAAGCTGCCCTGAAACTCCTCCCTCTTCACCCCAAGAAGTGCAGCAAACCCTTCCAGCAGAGGCTTGAATCACAGCTCCACAAGTCCCCCAGacaaacccaaaccaaatcCTCTGCAGGCTCATGGAGGATGAAACCCAACTGGGCAACCTGTCAAGATCTGGGAAGCTTGTTCaattaatggatttttttcctcttctattttcactttcaaaatatgtttctgaGACAGTTTGGTGCCAAGAAAGAAACATCTGATTCCTGTGTTATTCACTGCGGACACCACTATGCCAATGACTATCTGCCAGAGGTTTAATTGTGCTTGGAAGCTCGCCAGCAGCAACACAAGACGAGCACCAGAAGCAGGTAGGCAGCACCCATTCAGAGCGATGCCTCTCCACAGAGCTCCCACCTCCTGCTGACATCGGCCAGGGCTCCCTTCCTGTGGCTCTTCACACTGCTTGGGTACCCCAAGCCTCTTTTCCCTTATGAAGAAGAAAGTATCCAGACTTCAGGAGGGAGGCAAGCCGCTCACAGAAGCCCTGACAGCCCATCTTGGGGGAGCGCAGTGAGTCTCTGCTAGAAGCAGAGCACTAACTCCCTTACCATTAGCATTCAGCCTGGCTCGTCCAGTCATTTATATGCtcttgctctgcagcaaagcaacaCAAGACCTGAAATTAGACAAGTGAGTGGCACCCCGGGTTAGTGCGAGCCCAGTGCAAGACACGAATCAGCACTGACAAAGGAGAAGCCCTCCTGCTTAAATCACCCGTGCTGCCCCTTGTACAGCAGTCACACAAACACCACTTCTACCTGGAAAAGCAGCACTCACATCAGAGTGAGCGATGCACAGAATTCAGGGTGTTCTTGGCATGTGTGATGGGTGGTTTCTtatttatacttttattttgctgaGCCAGAGTAAATGCCACGGAGCTTTTGGTACGTAAGCAAATGCCATTCCATGGGTGTTTTGCATCTATCTTACACGGTGATCGTAAATCAACAAGCTCAGAAAAGGCCACAGGAGGTCATGGCCCCACTGTCCTCTACATCCCTGCAGCAGAAGGAGCTCATTGCTGGGTTCCATCTGCATGGGAAACAGGGAAGGAGGCTACGTGAAGGCTTGCCTTCTTCCCAGTAGAGCTATCTAGGGCCAGATCCAGGCTTTGTTCAGCAGAGACTGTCTGGCTCCTCTGGCATGAGCAGAACCCAGCAATGCTTCTGTCACACTGCAAAGCCTTTGTTTGAGCACAGGGTTTTGGGTCGTTTCCCCTCCTTGCTGCAAATCCATGAAAATGCATGCATTTGAGGAAAGCAAGCCCTAGTTGCTATGGTGAAAGGCATTCTGCAAactaagaaacaaacacaagtgGGACATTTAGAGGTTACTGAATCCTCACACATCTTTCTGACAAGAATAAAACACCCCAGCACATTAAAGGCTATGCTAATTTCCAGTGTGAGGGATTCACAGTACAACTGGTTTAAGGAATTAATGATCAACCCCTGCATCTCTGCAAAGCAGCCTCACCCCTTTGGCACTCAGCACTCTCTATCACAAACAGCTGCTGTAGGTGCTGTAGGACCCAGGCCttggttttgctgcagtgatGCCAGGAGGCTTGCAAGGCACCTGGGAACACCAGGACAAGGACCCACCAATGTGACCTCCCAGATCCATTCAGTCACTGAGAGGAGGAGCCTGGTCACAGAGCCAGCCCATTAAGTCAGGCGGACAGGGAGGATTAGCCAGCAGAAGGGCCAGAGCATCTCTGCAATAAGCTGCCCTCTTTCACTCATCAacgtgctcttttttttcttctccccactCAACACAGACCATTTGTAGCTAAGTGTCTTCACAGAGACCCAACTACATCTCCTTTTCCTCCCAGAATCATGCACACATTGACCACCTGTCTCTCGATAGCAGCACCCCCAGAAGTGAAGGCAGAGATGTCTCCTCTGCAGAGCACACATGTTCCAATTCTCCTAGTTGTGCTGGGTACGTGCTCTCATCACAACACCGAGGACCACCAGATCCTTTCTGCACACTAGGCAGCCTAACGTGGGTCTTTTGATTTAAAAACTATGACAGGAAACGAGTCCATCTCCTCTAACTCCCaaaggaaagatgcagagaCACAGTCAGAGTGCCAGAACAAATGCAGCACTCGTCAATCCAGAGGGGAAACTGGCAGCAGTGACTGTGCAGGGGCAGATGTTGCTCTGCTTAACAGTTTGCTGGGCTTAGGGTATTTTCAGGGTACATGGAGGGCTTCCAGGCCAAGATTTTGCTTTCACGTGGTGCTGCATCAAACGCCTTAAACTGAACTGCTGCAATAACACAGCTGCTACACTACTCTTGTCCAGCAAGACAAAAAGTAGCAACACAGAACACCACCAGGTCTGCATGCAACCCACCAGCACTGGTCTTTCACTCAAAAATACCAAGTGACAGGGGACATGGCCCCATAACTTAATGCCCTTATATTC
This window harbors:
- the SPOCK2 gene encoding testican-2 — its product is MRGCGGHRALLPALLPALLPALLPALLPALLPGAAAATGPAPGGNFLEDEQWLSSIAQYGGRIRHWNRFRDVSAGRGWGRARGAALRPSSPPLRFVPPPPRAAPQEVEDDYIRSWEDGQPPDEGEDSTKDPCQKVKCSRHKVCVPQGPQRAVCVSRKKLEHRIKQHGGCRPCHAARPAPVCGSDGHTYSSACKLEQQACLAGKQLTARCDGHCPCPTPGSTQEPCTGQDLADLGERLRDWFQLLRENAKHNTSGGTPGTALAAGCKEAVGWMFGRLDTSGDRVLEQPELAAINLDKYEACIRAFFNSCDTSRDGRVTAAEWCLCFWREKPPCLRELERLQMQEAAKAQPGTFVPSCDEDGYYRRAQCEPGGAQCWCVDPQHGTELSGTRSHGHPDCEDATGFSGDFGSGVGWEDEEEKEPEEAAEEAEEEEAEAGEGDDGGYIW